A window from Mycolicibacterium tokaiense encodes these proteins:
- a CDS encoding glycosyltransferase family 2 protein, whose product MPAARPCKDRFSTIVALGSALACVGTVHQLFNRRLLRRPPADPAPHSDGVSVLVPARDEAHRIGPTVAALVAQQGPTRMEILVLDDNSTDGTAQVVTAAARSDPRVRVLAGTPPPPGTLGKPHACAQLAAAARFSTLVYVDADVVLHPRAIAAAVDLLRGTPLDLVSPWPRQLTAGVLGRLIQPLLAWSWLTTVPLRVAERSPRPSLAFANGQFLVLDADALARAGGWQAVRGEVLDDIALARAMRRAGARTAVADGAELATCRMYATGRELAVGYRKSLWAAFGSPLGAVAVGAALGVVYVVPAAAMLTGSWVGALGYGAAVLGRVSVARWCGDRGPAAVLDGLAHPLSVLALLGLLAWSWVGRLAGTLHWKGRPL is encoded by the coding sequence GTGCCCGCCGCGCGACCCTGCAAAGACCGGTTCTCCACCATTGTCGCCCTCGGCTCCGCGCTGGCGTGCGTCGGTACCGTCCACCAGCTGTTCAACCGGCGGTTGTTGCGCCGCCCGCCTGCGGATCCCGCGCCGCACAGCGACGGGGTGAGCGTGCTGGTGCCCGCCCGCGACGAGGCGCACCGCATCGGACCCACCGTCGCCGCGCTGGTGGCTCAGCAGGGGCCGACGCGGATGGAGATCCTGGTGCTCGACGACAACTCCACCGACGGCACGGCACAGGTGGTGACCGCGGCGGCACGGTCGGACCCGCGGGTGCGGGTGCTGGCCGGGACCCCGCCCCCGCCGGGAACCCTCGGCAAACCGCACGCCTGCGCCCAACTGGCCGCGGCGGCACGCTTTTCGACGCTGGTGTATGTCGACGCCGATGTGGTGCTGCACCCGCGGGCCATCGCCGCAGCCGTCGACCTGCTGCGCGGAACCCCACTGGATCTGGTGAGTCCCTGGCCCCGGCAGCTCACCGCCGGGGTGCTCGGCCGGCTGATCCAGCCGTTGCTGGCCTGGTCGTGGCTGACCACCGTGCCGCTGCGGGTGGCCGAGCGCTCCCCGCGGCCGTCGCTGGCCTTCGCCAACGGGCAGTTCCTGGTGCTGGACGCCGATGCGCTGGCGCGCGCCGGCGGCTGGCAGGCTGTGCGCGGTGAGGTACTCGACGACATCGCCCTGGCCCGGGCGATGCGCCGCGCCGGGGCGCGGACAGCCGTGGCCGACGGGGCCGAGCTGGCGACCTGCCGCATGTACGCCACCGGCCGGGAGCTCGCGGTCGGGTACCGCAAGTCGCTGTGGGCGGCGTTCGGCTCGCCGCTGGGCGCAGTGGCGGTCGGCGCCGCACTCGGGGTGGTCTACGTGGTGCCGGCCGCGGCGATGCTGACCGGTTCCTGGGTGGGCGCACTCGGATACGGTGCCGCCGTGCTGGGCCGGGTGTCGGTGGCGCGCTGGTGCGGCGACCGGGGGCCGGCGGCGGTGCTCGACGGTCTGGCCCACCCGCTGTCCGTGCTGGCCCTGCTCGGCCTGCTCGCCTGGTCCTGGGTGGGGCGACTGGCCGGGACCCTGCACTGGAAGGGACGGCCCCTGTGA